The Bombus pascuorum chromosome 4, iyBomPasc1.1, whole genome shotgun sequence genomic interval TTCACTACTATTATTACTAGTTCTACTGCAAATTCAAATCAGCAACAGGTGATGCCCAGACTTAGAATAAATGCACAGAATGTGGCATCAAACATGTGGAGGGCCTAGAGCATACTTTAGTGTAAGTCTCTGCAATTGAAACCAGAAGtttcgtaaattataaatacttattcTCTAAGCTTTAGCaatatcattgtattttttattatgtagCTCATCATAActtgtatttatatgtaagTGTCAGTGTTGTAAAGTTAAAACAAACTAGtactttatatataaactttttgtaatgtaaaaatgcaaataacttaaaataaagaatatgtATTTAAGGAGCAATGCCTGCTccaataattattctatatagaaataacaattttgattttacttttatattttatattttagttaaaatagaaattaaaattaagattaatatttcaactGAAGATAcactattaatatttcaacttACACTGAATATGTCTTTCGACCcttcatatttttgttaccactgtttttctagattttcttgagaattcaattatttgataattagaCAATTATATGACAATTTTGAATTACTTTGTTATTCTTATCTTTATGTAATGTTTCAACAAATTCATCTGTATTTTTCAGAAtcataatatcaaaataaacagACTTACTAATAAGACATACGAATTGCCTTATGACAAACAGAATGAGATATCATGATTTTTATCTCTGTGTTGTTCTGAAACTGAAGGTAATGGAAATTCATCATAGCGTACgtatactttaatataaacagACACTtcttatataataaagaaagaaaataaagaaaaaagttgtTCAGTGCAATTATATTACAGCTTAAAGGGAGAACATTTTTAAGTGACAAAGATATTGATGAaacaaagtaaataatatttgtatttcattttgcACAAACAATCTATACttgttttgtataaaaaatagaaaaataaatgaaaatgttatgTATAGTATGATATAAATAGCTTTTGCCCACtatgtttttaaaaacaatGGAAAAGATGCCCGTCTACCTTTATAAAAGCTACATACGTATGTGTAGCCAATTtacttatgtatataataccaggtaatagttatatatttcactccaaaattttcaatagTTAAATATCGCGTTCTTCTGTACTTTTCTATTCTCTAAGTATTCTCGCAGTTCTTGTTTCGTAGTCAGATTCTCCAGGGAGAGCGTTTTTGTTTCAGATAACGCAAAGTTGGAAGGTTTACCATATCTAAACTTTTCCTcgtatatcttttaaaatactataaataaatatctacagATTTATCAACTTCTAAGAAGTATCAATTATACCTATGAATTTTTGATAACCTCTCCAATACATATCAACGTTAATGGTCCAAAAGCATAAAACatgaattaaaagaaatcattAAAAGGGAAGAGATGCACAAATACGATGAAATGATGTTTAAATCTTTTCTATtggtaattaattacatatctCATAGGATCGTACTAAATTTTTTGTGGTTTCAGTTTGTTTCAGAATCCATTGTGAAATCGGCAGATGACTCCTATTGGTTGTATTCCATATACATACAATGTAATGTCTTACGTCCTACATAGTCTACTATCcctttttaataatatttagttttttatatacataagtaattatattcatatacatatattcgtaTTGCAATTGTATTcttcataatttaaaaaaaaatttgattttgattCCAATCATAATTAATGTAGTAATTTTCTcctatgaattattaaaaagttcatCAATTGCTTCCCCTTATAGCGCTTATGTTTATAGTTTACACGTTTAACAGGTTTAACCTTTCGAGttgaatatacataattcCTGTTTTCTCTGTAGCAAATCGAAGAGGACATAAGAAACACTCCGATTTTTTATCTGGTCGATATTACAAAATGTGAGACACAAAGTTCCGTTTAGTGTTACGCCTATATTGTTTTTAGTCAATGGTAAGAGCTATGTCTAATGATCAGTGATTGTATCATAGATGcagtatatatgtaatatgtacatataagaatatgaataaaaactAAAGATCAGACGaaacgtaatttttatattcacagAACTTGTATCTGAAGACAAGACTTTATAAAGTTTCGAAGCTATCAAAATCTGGAATGCttatctttttccttcttttctgaGTACCTATTCTgtcagaaattaatattttaataaattttgtctaGAAAGctacattatttatttgtagaatTGTATCAATTAAGTTTCAgatcataaaaatagtataaaattcCAGCTTTTAAAAGCTCGAAACTTGAATTTCGAAGTATTTCCAAGTTTTGTGACTTCTAGTGTCACAAGATCTcaactttaataataaaatgtgtatCGTATTTAATTTGGTACTAGACGGCTGTTACGATTAATTCAAAACAagtatttgatatttgattttgattttataactACAGTGGTGCTAAATTGATGAAAAATGTACAAGAGACTGAAGAGCGTTAACACGCTTCGAAGAAATACTTTCAAATGCATAACTACGAAAGAGTACAGTCAAAaggttaattttaattatgttaaaaattgtgtaacacacacgcgcgcacgcacacacacacacacacatagaCTTCATATATAtcacaaaattaattataggtTTCCAAAAGTGACTATCCAAAGAGAATATTTTCGGCAATTCAACCAACTGGAAACTTGCATGTAGGAAATTATCTTGGAGCTATACAAAAATGGGTACAATTACAAGATAGCggagaaaatgttatttggaGCATTGTAGATATGCACTCTATTACTTTACCACATGTAaagatttattgaatttatgtTCTGTATTTAATGGTAACATACTCAAAGAACCATatctattctatttattaaatatatatttgtttataaaaaacGAAGTTTTGGTTTCATTAAgatgaaaaggaaagaaatatgagTACAAGTcaattaagaataaatattataggatccgagaaaattaaatgatGACATACTTAAAATGACGGCAACATTACTAGCATGTGGTATTGATCCAAATAAGAgcatattatttcaacaatcTACTGTGGATACACACGCACAACTGTCCTGGATTTTGGGGTGTCTAACAACTTTAGCAAGACTAGCTCGCTTACCTCAATTCAAAGAGAAAAGTCAGACATTAAAAGATGTCCCACtaagtttatatatttatcctGTTCTACAAAGTGCTGATATATTGCTGTATAAGTAGGTAttttatatgcaaaaataataagatTGATACTTTATTTCATGTATCCTCAGTATACATTAATGCATTGTATTAATTGGAACTATAATCTAGTAAAAAAAACAATACATATTACAGAGCAACACATGTTCCAGTTGGACAAGATCAAGTTCAACACATTCAATTAGCACAAGAGTTAGCcattaaattcaataaaagaTTTGGAAATACTTTTCCAGTGCCTCATTGTTTAGTTAAtggtaaaaattttatttatttaaagataaataaactatatattttataatatatttattgctaATAGAATGCATGTGTTGTAGAAAATGCAAGTCAACGTATAAAATCTCTTCGTGATCCTTCAAAGAAAATGTCAAAGTCTGACCAAGATCCAAAGGGCAGATTAGATATACTAGATAAGCCAGAAGTATTGgcaacaaaaataaagaaggcagTTACCGATTGTACATCGAAGGTAACTTATGAACCAAAAACACGGCCTGGTGTTGCAAATTTAGTTACTATCCATTCCATGCTTAGTGGAAAATCACCAAATCAAATATGTTCTGAAGTAGAAGAATTAGATACTGGAAAGTATGTACATTAAGATATTATGTCTTTTATCTTTACTCgctttgtatttaaattattttcttttcatttttctatttgtgTATTGCAGATATAAATTAGTGGTAGCGGATTTagttatagaaaaattgaCTCCTATTCGTGAACAATTTTCAAGATTAATTAAGGAACCAGTTTATTTGCAAGAAATTTTGAGAAGCGGTACAGAAAGGGCAACAGATATAGCTAGTGATTGTTGGTGTGAAGTTCAAAATAAAATCGGCTTCAAAAATGACATTCttcgtgaaaataaatcagtacaaaatataatacgcaataaataatataggctgaatatttatttaaaaataagatgtatacttatttaataattactattGTATTGATGATACTATCTCATATCAATAACCAATTTACCTCGTAAATGACCTTGAGTTACTCTatcataagctaatggtaAATCTTGAAATTGGTAGACTTTCTTAACCACAGGAACCACCTGTGcaaagtaaaaagatattggTATGCTATATTATGatcatatatgtgtgtatgtgtgtgtatataacCTTTCCACTTTCAACAAATTCTTTAAGTGTCTTTATTCCTGTTGcagaaggaataaaaaatcCCCATTTCactgtacttttattttcaattggaatattatattttaccaGCTCTCCTATATTCTTTACTGTACCCACAATTAATCCATGTTGATCGGTATTTTTTAGTACCGGAGAATTCAAAGTTATATAAGTACTATGGGGGTAACCCCTTAATCGTATTTGATCTGGCCCTTGATTAGCGCAAtccaaaattatattatagctgaattggaaattaataaagtttatATCAAAAATAGACATTCTTTAATGTAGGATAGATTAATGACTGAATTACATACGGTCCCTCTGCAATAATTCTTGAATCAGCATCGtctaatttataatcaattaCAACATCAGGTCCAAGCTTTTGTACCATATTTACAGCATCACTGCTGCATGTAGTAATAACctgaataattttgatatgttttataatatataaaaacagtAATTCTTACTTGTATCACAAATGATAATATCAATTTGTATTACATGCATGTTCCAAGCCTTTAAAAGTTGTACTGCTATAGTTCCTACTCCTCCTGAACCACCTATTACTAGGActctattatttcttcttgtAGCCATTCTAGTTTTATAACACAACGCACCAGTAATCCATAATGCAGACCATGCTGTAAGGCCAGCGTACAATATACTGGCTGCCTCGATGTATGATAAATTTCTAGGTCGTAGACTGACCTATGAATAAACATCACTAtagttcatatattttatatgttatatcgcgatatattcttatatttattatttatttatctaattttatttaccgATGTATTATCAACAACTACATAACCAGCATGACAACCTTGTTGTTCCACAGGAACTACACCCCATACTTCATCACCTAACATTAATCTATCTCCAACACCATGTCCTTTTGACACTACTATGCCAGAAAAATCTCTACCTAAAGTTAATGGCAATTCTAATTCACTGTATTGTCCACTGGTAAGATTTCTAGCTTTTCTCATTAAATTTAACATTACTGCGCCATATCCtcctaatataaaacattcgGTTATGATGCtagatatttattgtttaagctgtaagaaacaaaaaagaaactgaCAATTAGTATAAGTTAATTCATACTTGTCATAGCTATATCTATGGAGTTTACACTAGAGGCTTCAACTTTGACAAGAATATCTGTTGGTTTAGCAATCACTGGAATCCTAACATTTGAAAGTTTTAATTCTTCTAAACCACCGTATGAGTGAATTTGCCAAGCTTGCATTTTGTCCTcaacattttctttatatttggCTAATACATTACTAACAAACCGAGATTGTATGCttccaatatttgattttagaTTTAGCGTTattctttttaacattttccacGTTGATTTCAGTTGGTCACTAAATAATGTAAGATTTAAAGATAGGTTACGTTCAAAAGATTAGCAGCAATATTAGGAATACTTTCTTCTATAATTTAACAATGTAAATTCACATGATGACAAAACACATGATATTAGAAAAATGGATAATTTAGTGACTTTGATGGAATTTCTTTTCCATAGTAAAATTGTCTAACATTAATTTGTCCTGTATTCTATACGTATCCAATAGCTGTATCCAATACGAATTATGAATTGAACGTTAATGTcgtatgtctttttttatttgtcctttttttctttgatatgTACactttgatatatatatggatttgagtacatatatacgtataaaatatatcatgtatatacatatatatgtacgtgatTAAGTTTCTGTAACGTCttatttacgtatttttatctttgttatCCATTAAATTGAGATGTACCACGATTTGAAATTCTATTCCTATTGATGAATTAAAAgcaataaattcaaataaaatgtacatacaaatgtatatgtataaacgaatatttttttcatttagaatatttacatCAATAGTTAAAGTCACATATTTTCACAATTAATgtcattattacattatataatctGTTATAACAAAAGATAAAGTTTatgattttttgttaaaaaaagaaattaacgaaaaataatgataactATAATTGACCGCCATATAATGTCATTGatattattcttcgttttattcttaaatattaaatattatagatatatacagaatacttatgtatatataataagcaTTAGAAGAAATACATGCATTATTTGGTtgttatattgataaatatattacaatataataataataatatattataattatatttgaaggTTTCATATCAGTATTGTGCGTGAAATGAAAAACATTcatgattttgaaaattctgtATACATCATTGAATTATATACGCATGTTGACGCACTATGTACACGAATAgggataaaatttatttatatagatatgtaTACCTTAATTACTGAACACGTTCAAtcaattagaaaaaaagaaaggcgCGACGATACTCAAGTCCGtgtatgataataaattatgctaCATGCGCATAGATGATCGAAGATGTGGTTTCGTTAATCTTTGGTGGTACTTTTAGCAGTGGATCATGTGGTACAAGAGAGTAAAACGAGGGtggttctttcgttttacgagtAAATTTGACAATGCGCATGCCTGTTATCGATCGCTAATCACTATGGTTACGCCTCGGGATAGAGGTACGACAGCGACTACGACGgtgacgacgacggcgacgacggcgacgacgacgacgacgacgacgacggcgacaaCGACGGTGACAGCGATCACCCTGCATTTGTTTCACGGTGAGTTTAACgaaagtttaaataattgattcgATATAATTGATCGAATGCAAAAGGGGATAAAAGTGATAAAAGTGAAGACTTTGAAGAGAAAAGTGCATAAGCTGATTGagtgaaaagaaatgaaataaggtgtaaattttcgaaattttagtaaaaatagTTTGATCTTTGTGTGACATCCCTGTTTAAGTACTTGCTGATAGGACTAAAGTGGGGAGACACGTAATCGACATACAGACCGAAGGAGAAATAATGAGAGAGAAGTAAACTGAGAGAgataaaaggagaaagaataAGTGGGGATGAGGAAGAGgtgagaaaggaaaaaaatcgGGAGAATGAAGGAACAGGTGAGGGGTGGGCAGAGAAGTAGGAGTAGGAGTAAAACTCAGAGAAAGAAGAGGGGGAAAGGGCTGGTGTAGGGGTCGAAAGGAGGTGGACGAA includes:
- the LOC132905842 gene encoding tryptophan--tRNA ligase, mitochondrial isoform X2, with product MVSKSDYPKRIFSAIQPTGNLHVGNYLGAIQKWVQLQDSGENVIWSIVDMHSITLPHDPRKLNDDILKMTATLLACGIDPNKSILFQQSTVDTHAQLSWILGCLTTLARLARLPQFKEKSQTLKDVPLSLYIYPVLQSADILLYKATHVPVGQDQVQHIQLAQELAIKFNKRFGNTFPVPHCLVNENASQRIKSLRDPSKKMSKSDQDPKGRLDILDKPEVLATKIKKAVTDCTSKVTYEPKTRPGVANLVTIHSMLSGKSPNQICSEVEELDTGKYKLVVADLVIEKLTPIREQFSRLIKEPVYLQEILRSGTERATDIASDCWCEVQNKIGFKNDILRENKSVQNIIRNK
- the LOC132905842 gene encoding tryptophan--tRNA ligase, mitochondrial isoform X1 is translated as MYKRLKSVNTLRRNTFKCITTKEYSQKVSKSDYPKRIFSAIQPTGNLHVGNYLGAIQKWVQLQDSGENVIWSIVDMHSITLPHDPRKLNDDILKMTATLLACGIDPNKSILFQQSTVDTHAQLSWILGCLTTLARLARLPQFKEKSQTLKDVPLSLYIYPVLQSADILLYKATHVPVGQDQVQHIQLAQELAIKFNKRFGNTFPVPHCLVNENASQRIKSLRDPSKKMSKSDQDPKGRLDILDKPEVLATKIKKAVTDCTSKVTYEPKTRPGVANLVTIHSMLSGKSPNQICSEVEELDTGKYKLVVADLVIEKLTPIREQFSRLIKEPVYLQEILRSGTERATDIASDCWCEVQNKIGFKNDILRENKSVQNIIRNK
- the LOC132905839 gene encoding reticulon-4-interacting protein 1, mitochondrial isoform X2: MLKRITLNLKSNIGSIQSRFVSNVLAKYKENVEDKMQAWQIHSYGGLEELKLSNVRIPVIAKPTDILVKVEASSVNSIDIAMTRYGAVMLNLMRKARNLTSGQYSELELPLTLGRDFSGIVVSKGHGVGDRLMLGDEVWGVVPVEQQGCHAGYVVVDNTSVSLRPRNLSYIEAASILYAGLTAWSALWITGALCYKTRMATRRNNRVLVIGGSGGVGTIAVQLLKAWNMHVITTCSSDAVNMVQKLGPDVVIDYKLDDADSRIIAEGPYNIILDCANQGPDQIRLRGYPHSTYITLNSPVLKNTDQHGLIVGTVKNIGELVKYNIPIENKSTVKWGFFIPSATGIKTLKEFVESGKVVPVVKKVYQFQDLPLAYDRVTQGHLRGKLVIDMR
- the LOC132905839 gene encoding reticulon-4-interacting protein 1, mitochondrial isoform X3; translated protein: MLNLMRKARNLTSGQYSELELPLTLGRDFSGIVVSKGHGVGDRLMLGDEVWGVVPVEQQGCHAGYVVVDNTSVSLRPRNLSYIEAASILYAGLTAWSALWITGALCYKTRMATRRNNRVLVIGGSGGVGTIAVQLLKAWNMHVITTCSSDAVNMVQKLGPDVVIDYKLDDADSRIIAEGPYNIILDCANQGPDQIRLRGYPHSTYITLNSPVLKNTDQHGLIVGTVKNIGELVKYNIPIENKSTVKWGFFIPSATGIKTLKEFVESGKVVPVVKKVYQFQDLPLAYDRVTQGHLRGKLVIDMR
- the LOC132905839 gene encoding reticulon-4-interacting protein 1, mitochondrial isoform X1; its protein translation is MLKRITLNLKSNIGSIQSRFVSNVLAKYKENVEDKMQAWQIHSYGGLEELKLSNVRIPVIAKPTDILVKVEASSVNSIDIAMTRGYGAVMLNLMRKARNLTSGQYSELELPLTLGRDFSGIVVSKGHGVGDRLMLGDEVWGVVPVEQQGCHAGYVVVDNTSVSLRPRNLSYIEAASILYAGLTAWSALWITGALCYKTRMATRRNNRVLVIGGSGGVGTIAVQLLKAWNMHVITTCSSDAVNMVQKLGPDVVIDYKLDDADSRIIAEGPYNIILDCANQGPDQIRLRGYPHSTYITLNSPVLKNTDQHGLIVGTVKNIGELVKYNIPIENKSTVKWGFFIPSATGIKTLKEFVESGKVVPVVKKVYQFQDLPLAYDRVTQGHLRGKLVIDMR